A stretch of the Capsicum annuum cultivar UCD-10X-F1 chromosome 8, UCD10Xv1.1, whole genome shotgun sequence genome encodes the following:
- the LOC107879603 gene encoding uncharacterized protein At4g15970 has translation MLNTLLPTTTATATTTASGGGVGGATGNSVLFVRRIATVALFASLCCFVIYRGGENLGLMIPGSFTSSRGSFFLPVNDVNANISAVAASSDSEEYKLENVLKNAAMDDKTVILTTLNEAWAAPNSVVDLFLESFRIGDHTRRLLNHLVIVALDEKAFSRCLAVHTHCYALVTEGVDFSKEAYFMFPDYLKMMWRRIDFLRVVLEMGYNFVFTDADVMWFRDPFPHFHEDADFQIACDHFSGDPDDVENRPNGGFSHVRSNNRSIEFYKYWYSSREKYPGLHDQDVLNNIKSDSFIWDIDLNMKFLDTTYFGGFCEPSKNLSEVCTMHANCCFGLETKLHDLRILLQDWKNFLSLPPAEKISSKLSWRVPQNCSLDSLRRYAPPPVNITVEQT, from the exons ATGTTAAACACATTGTTGCCGACGACTACGGCGACAGCGACTACGACGGctagtggtggtggtgttggagGTGCTACGGGGAATTCGGTTTTGTTTGTTCGTCGTATAGCGACGGTAGCGTTATTTGCATCGTTATGTTGTTTTGTGATATACAGAGGAGGAGAAAACCTCGGGTTAATGATACCTGGTTCGTTCACCAGCTCGCGTGGCTCCTTTTTTCTACCCGTAAATGATGTCAATGCCAATATCTCTGCTGTAGCAGCTTCATCG GATAGTGAGGAGTACAAGCTTGAGAATGTGTTGAAGAATGCTGCTATGGATGATAAAACAGTGATCTTAACAACATTGAATGAAGCATGGGCTGCTCCTAATTCAGTTGTTGATCTGTTTCTTGAAAGTTTTAGGATTGGAGATCACACCCGTCGGCTTTTGAATCATTTAGTGATTGTTGCTCTTGACGAGAAGGCGTTCTCCAGATGTTTAGCTGTACATACTCATTGCTATGCACTAGTAACTGAAGGTGTTGATTTTTCAAAGGAAGCTTACTTCATGTTCCCTGACTACTTGAAGATGATGTGGAGAAGGATTGACTTTTTGAGGGTGGTGCTTGAAATGGGATACAACTTTGTCTTCACG GACGCCGATGTTATGTGGTTCAGAGATCCATTTCCTCACTTTCACGAGGATGCAGACTTTCAGATAGCATGTGATCATTTCTCAGGCGACCCAGATGATGTGGAGAATAGACCTAATGGTGGTTTCAGTCATGTAAGGTCGAATAATAGATCAATTGAATTTTACAAGTACTGGTATTCGTCACGAGAGAAGTATCCAGGTTTGCATGATCAAGATGTTCTTAACAATATCAAGAGTGATTCTTTCATTTGGGATATTGATCTCAACATGAAATTCTTGGACACAACATACTTCGGTGGATTTTGTGAACCTAGCAAAAATCTGAGTGAAGTATGCACAATGCATGCTAATTGCTGTTTTGGGCTGGAAACCAAACTTCACGATCTTAGAATCCTTCTTCAAGACTGGAAAAACTTCTTGTCGTTGCCACCAGCAGAGAAGATATCATCGAAGTTATCATGGAGAGTTCCTCAAAACTGCAG TCTTGATTCTCTTCGGCGCTATGCTCCGCCACCAGTGAACATAACAGTTGAACAGACATAG
- the LOC107838796 gene encoding uncharacterized protein LOC107838796, with protein sequence MVEDEGKKEEVLTQGKDKEEGEEKSEEMKPWEQHSAVISIPRYDYNATSSLLANSHSGFLITCPIKREKSATKEAIGILEKYIDSDHDAKRRKTCVEDADKECDGARERAANEHVNSESSTSMEKSDILSLVKLTRSGLVLFKFPFDKSPPIADIVSQVFQSLESGILKSPLWCNRILPIQGTCCLDEKELKKIVTKLVGKFMNSRQKETGNTVKFAVGYNRRGIEETEMKNLRKSSSDSDAFALLDRNKCFSVVAAAVKEVVPDSMVDLKNPELSVLVEVLPLSGVPDKTAIVGVSVLPRALVSTKPRLCIKALVSDTKEMNKKKK encoded by the exons ATGGTGGAAGATGAAGGGAAGAAGGAGGAAGTATTAACACAAGGAAAAgacaaagaagaaggagaagaaaaaagtgaagagatGAAGCCATGGGAGCAACATTCTGCTGTGATAAGCATCCCTCGTTATGATTACAATGCTACTTCTTCTCTCCTTGCCAATTCACATTCTGGGTTTCTCATCACTTGCCCCATCA AGAGGGAGAAAAGTGCAACAAAAGAAGCTATAGGCATCCTTGAAAAG TATATTGATTCAGATCATGATGCTAAGCGAAGGAAAACATGCGTGGAAGATGCTGATAAAGAATGTGATGGGGCACGAGAACGTGCAGCTAATGAGCATGTGAATTCTG AATCTAGTACATCTATGGAGAAAAGTGACATTCTCTCGCTTGTCAAGTTAACGAGAAGCGGATTAGTTCTCTTTAAATTTCCATTCGACAAGTCTCCACCAATTGCTGACATCGTTTCACAGGTTTTTCAGTCCCTAGAATCTGGAATATTGAAGTCTCCTCT TTGGTGCAATCGGATATTACCAATTCAAGGTACTTGCTGTTTAGATGAGAAGGAACTTAAGAAGATCGTGACAAAGCTCGTAGGGAAGTTTATGAACAGTAGGCAGAAGGAGACTGGAAACACTGTTAAG TTTGCAGTTGGTTATAACAGGAGAGGGATTGAAGAAACCGAGATGAAGAATCTTCGAAAATCTTCCAGTGATTCTGATGCATTTGCTTTGTTGGATCGCAACAAATGCTTCAGCGTCGTGGCAGCAGCAGTGAAAGAAGTTGTGCCAGATTCGATGGTGGATTTGAAAAATCCGGAG CTCTCTGTGCTCGTTGAGGTACTTCCGCTTTCTGGAGTACCGGATAAAACAGCCATAGTTGGTGTATCGGTTCTTCCACGAGCACTTGTTAGTACAAAGCCTCGACTTTGCATCAAGGCCTTAGTCTCCGATACAAAAGAGatgaataagaagaaaaaataa